The Mercurialis annua linkage group LG7, ddMerAnnu1.2, whole genome shotgun sequence genome includes the window GccgtttaattttattaatcgtGTTATCCGTTTATTTTAATGTATTAATCATGTCTTATTATGTTACTCGTTTAAATTTCATATAGTATTAAAGTAGACTGCTGAGATTGCCTGGAACAAGAGTTACCGCTACGTCATTCTCGAAATGGACAGCAAGACTGATGTTGATGCTATCAGGAAGAATGATAGTTCTGAAAACGCCACCACGAGCCTTTTTCGAGCCATCAGGTCTCTTCTTGACAGACCTTGGCAAGTGTGTGTTTACCATACGTATAGAGAAGGAAACCGATGCGCGGATTGGATGGCTAACCATGGTTTTTCTCGTCCTATTGGAATTTATATTCATGAAGAAATGCTGCCGGATATAGCTAACCTATTGCCTGAAGACATAGCTGGTGTCTGTATCCCTAGAGTTTGTAGAACTAATTAGTTTGTTCCCTAGGCTTTGGCCTTTCTTGGCAGATCAAAAAAAAGTAGACACGATAAACTAAATTGGCCGTGTTCATGTAAACTCTAATCATATTAATAAAATGGGTCGTCACAACACGAATTTAACCCGCCAGCCTATTTTCACACCGGCGGTATGGAGGCTACTGAAAGTTTTGAGAGCAAACTTTTAACGAAATTGAAACATCTAGCCAATTATTCTTAGAATCAATTCAAAATATTATTGAGACAAGGTGAATTATAAATTATCCCGCTTAAACGACGTTGTAACTTGCTAAGTAGTGTGAATTAAACAGAACTTTAAACTTGCCAACGGTCAAATCTGGCGCCAAAAATCCTATAGTATGAGCTTGGCCTTCTCTTCAAAACCAAATCTCTCGTTCTTCCACTTTCTTCTAGAATCTAACATTAAATCAAAAACACCAAAACCAGCACTCACATTTTTTCGCCAGTTATTACAATCCGACGCGAAACCAAATGATTTcactttttctttacttttcaaatCCTCAGCTCCAAACCCACCAAATTCTAGTAAAACAGAAGCAATTCAAATCCATACCCATTTAGTAAAATCGGGTCTTGACCGCTTTATCTATATAAGTACTGCTCTGTTAGATTTGTACATGAAATTGGGGTGGGTTAGTTATGCACATAAGATGTTTGATTCTATGCCTCACAGAGATGTTGTTTCTTGGAATGTTTTGATTTCTGGGTATTCACGAAATGGGTGTGATGTCAATGCGTTGGAGATTTTTATTTACATGATTAAATCGGGTTTCGTCCCGAGTCAAACTACGTTACTTGGTTTACTTCCGTCGGTTGGGTTGGTGTTTCAAGGGAAGTGTATTCATGGGTTTGGGATCAAATATGGGCTTGATTTGGATTCTCAAGTGAAAAATTCACTTATATCAATGTATGCGAAATACAGAGAGTTGGAAGCTGCCGAATTCCTGTTTGAAGAGATGGTAGATAGAAGAACTGTAGCTTCTTGGAACACTATGATTAGTGCTTATGGTCAAAATGGTTACTTTAATGAGGCAATGCTTGTCTTCAAACTGATGGTAGGAGCAGGCATTGAGATCAATCCTATTACATTTATGAGTCTGTTGTTGGCTAATGCTCATCCGGAATCTGTACATTGTTATGCTGTCAAAGTTGGTCTTGTCAATGATGCATCCGTAATAACTTCATTAGTTTGTATATATGCAAAATGTGGAGGCACGAATTCAGCAGCGTTGCTTTTCTGGTCTGTGCCGCAGAAAAACTTAGTTTCTTTGACTGCAATCATTTCAAGCTATGCCGAAACAGGAGAAATGGGTCTGGTAGTGGAGTATTTTGCTCATATGCAGCATTTGGACATGAAATTAGATTCAGTTGCCATGGTTAGCATCCTTCATGGGATTACTGACCCTGTTCACATGAGCATTGGCCTTGCCTTTCATGGTTATGCTATTAAGACCGGGCTGGTCAACTATAATTTGGTCATGAATGGGCTGATAACTATGTATTCAAAGCTTGACAACATGGAAGCTCTATTCTCTTTGTTTTCTGAAATGCGTGAAAAACCGTTAATCAGTTGGAATTCAGTTATATCTGGATGTGCACAGGCTGGAAGGGCTAGTGATGCTATAGAGTTCTTCTGTCAAATGAAGATATACGGATGTAAACCAGATGCCATTACTGTTGCGAGCTTATTGTCTAGTTGTTCGCAACTAGGATACTTGCAATTGGGGGAGAGAATTCACAGTTACATTCTCAGGAACAAATTAGAATTAGAAGATTTTGTTGGAACTGCTCTAATAGACATGTATACCAAGTGCGGAAGAATTGAGCTAGCAGAAAGGGTCTTCAATAGCATAAATGAACCATGTCTAGCTACATGGAATACGATGATCTCAGGATATAGTTGGTATGGCCTTGAACATAAGGCTCTAACTTGTTACTCTGGAATGCGAGAGCAAGGGGTAGAACCTGACGACATCGCATTTTTAGGAATTCTAGCCGCCTGCACCCATGGCGGTCTTGTTCATGA containing:
- the LOC126654459 gene encoding pentatricopeptide repeat-containing protein At2g04860, with the protein product MSLAFSSKPNLSFFHFLLESNIKSKTPKPALTFFRQLLQSDAKPNDFTFSLLFKSSAPNPPNSSKTEAIQIHTHLVKSGLDRFIYISTALLDLYMKLGWVSYAHKMFDSMPHRDVVSWNVLISGYSRNGCDVNALEIFIYMIKSGFVPSQTTLLGLLPSVGLVFQGKCIHGFGIKYGLDLDSQVKNSLISMYAKYRELEAAEFLFEEMVDRRTVASWNTMISAYGQNGYFNEAMLVFKLMVGAGIEINPITFMSLLLANAHPESVHCYAVKVGLVNDASVITSLVCIYAKCGGTNSAALLFWSVPQKNLVSLTAIISSYAETGEMGLVVEYFAHMQHLDMKLDSVAMVSILHGITDPVHMSIGLAFHGYAIKTGLVNYNLVMNGLITMYSKLDNMEALFSLFSEMREKPLISWNSVISGCAQAGRASDAIEFFCQMKIYGCKPDAITVASLLSSCSQLGYLQLGERIHSYILRNKLELEDFVGTALIDMYTKCGRIELAERVFNSINEPCLATWNTMISGYSWYGLEHKALTCYSGMREQGVEPDDIAFLGILAACTHGGLVHEGRSYFQIMTKEFGLVPTLQHCACMVSLLARAGLLDEAFSFVKDMEIEPDSAIWGALLSACHIHHEVKLGEYLAKKLYLLDYRNGGLYVLMSNLYAVAERWDDVARVREMMKNAGGDGVSGVSHIEVTSWEETNTKGFNTSFIGNTNSRQVLFAQS